The Acidobacteriota bacterium DNA window GACTGTGTTCGATTCTTCCAGCGGGGGCGACCCGCTGGAGTTTACGATCGGACAGGGCAGAATCATCCCGGGTTTCGAGAACGGCATCGTGGGGATGGTAAAGGATGACAAGAAGACTATTACCACAACGTCGGAAGAGGCCTACGGCTCGCGGCGAGAGGAATTGATGACGACGTTTGACAGGTCGCAGCTTTCCGACGAAATCGACCCGGCTGTCGGCATGCGCCTGCGGATGAAGAAATCCGACGGTGGCACGATCGACGTTGTCGTGGTTGACTGTAACGAAAAGTCGGTGACTATTGACGCGAACTATCCTCTGGCCGGCAAGACTCTGATTTTTGACGTCCAGCTGATTGAGATAGCATAGAATGTTTTTGCGTATTGACTCCCCGGCCGTCGTGATCAGCCGGCGCGGCTGGTTCATGTCCGCGGCCGGCCGCAGGGAATGGGGGGACAGGACACGTCGGTGAAGCTGCAGAGCCGCCACCAGGTGTGAACCAACATTGATTCGGCAGGAAGCCTATGAGTGCGACACAGAATTTCGGTATGCGCATCCACGCCATTGCTGCTTACGCGCCTCGTCAAAAGGTGACAAACAGCAGGATCGCCGCCCGGCTGCGCATG harbors:
- a CDS encoding peptidylprolyl isomerase; translation: MNKAKAGDTVKVHYTGKLEDGTVFDSSSGGDPLEFTIGQGRIIPGFENGIVGMVKDDKKTITTTSEEAYGSRREELMTTFDRSQLSDEIDPAVGMRLRMKKSDGGTIDVVVVDCNEKSVTIDANYPLAGKTLIFDVQLIEIA